One Microcoleus sp. AS-A8 DNA window includes the following coding sequences:
- a CDS encoding carbonic anhydrase — MKRIIQGLHEFQTNYFNTHRDLFELLSQGQQPRVLFITCSDSRIDPNLITQTEPGEMFIIRNAGNIIPPYGATNGGEGAAVEYAVHALAVQDIIVCGHSHCGAMKGLLKIDKLADEMPTVYQWLKHAEATRRIMKEHYQNYEGEELLNAAIEENVLTQLENLRTYPVIQSRLKSGQIQLHAWVYEIETGQVLEYNPTTGKYMTPQAMFSRAAWITPEQQERIYKGSHKS, encoded by the coding sequence ATGAAGCGGATCATTCAAGGGCTACATGAATTCCAGACCAATTACTTTAACACCCACCGTGACCTATTTGAGCTGCTCTCTCAAGGGCAGCAGCCGAGAGTTTTGTTCATCACCTGCTCCGACTCCCGGATTGACCCGAATCTGATTACCCAAACAGAACCGGGTGAAATGTTCATCATCCGCAATGCTGGCAACATCATTCCGCCTTATGGGGCGACGAATGGGGGCGAAGGAGCCGCCGTTGAGTATGCGGTTCATGCTTTAGCTGTTCAGGACATTATCGTCTGCGGTCATTCTCACTGTGGAGCCATGAAAGGGCTGCTGAAAATTGACAAGCTTGCGGATGAAATGCCAACGGTTTACCAATGGCTAAAGCACGCTGAAGCCACCCGTCGGATTATGAAAGAACATTATCAAAACTATGAGGGTGAAGAACTGCTCAATGCCGCGATTGAAGAGAACGTTCTCACCCAATTAGAAAATTTGCGAACTTATCCAGTTATCCAATCTCGACTCAAAAGCGGACAAATCCAACTTCATGCTTGGGTTTATGAGATTGAAACGGGACAAGTTTTAGAATACAACCCGACCACGGGTAAGTACATGACGCCTCAAGCGATGTTTTCTAGGGCTGCATGGATTACACCCGAACAGCAGGAGCGCATCTACAAAGGGTCTCATAAATCTTAA